The nucleotide window TGTCATAGTATTATTGActgagaataaataaaaaaaagtattatcCCCATTTCATAGAAGTCTTTCTCCAACAATAGAGGCATATCTCAAAATTTATGTAAACAGTTTTTTACTGCTAGCTAGTCCATGGCATTATGTCAACTTGTCAAGCGTCTGCTTAAAACATCTTAGATTATATCTTCTCAAGTCATATAGCTATAAGGTGGAATTTATATATACTTGCACGACAAAAATAGCTATTTTCTTTGCTCTTAATAATTCCTTTCCTAGTGTGCAATGTTGAAATGGTGAATGGCCCAGCATTGACCACCCCAATTCCAATCTCTTCTGCCACATGAATTGGGTTATTTTTGTGCCCCACTTTCCAGTCTTCTAACTGGTcaatgcttcttctttttttgttacattTATTGCTTGGTTAGCACTATGAATGTTTACCAATATTTGATTAGAAGTGCTGTAATATTCTTTGAATATATCCACTAATTTGGATCACATGCACTGCGGAATATTACTTGGTGGAGGGTTATTGGAAGCAAAGTTCCACCAAGGACATGTTGAGGCACGACGGGTTAAAAAAACCTAGAATCAGggaatttggtttggttctggaaaattaattggtcAGTTTAGGTGAATAAGGAGTACGGACAAATATAGCTAGTTGCTAAAATTTCTGTCTTGGTCGACTGTTCAGAGCAAGCTTTTTTGCTACCTCTATTTGGTTGGGCCTTAAGAAGTTGTTGCCTCAAATCCTGGAGAACTCTCAATGGGTAATTGGCAATGGTTCTCAAATTGATTTTTGGACTGATACTTGGATTTGCGATTCTTTGATGCATTTGTTAGGCATTCCTCCCTAAGTGGCTTTCACTTTTCATGCTAAAGTTGctgattttattaataattgtCGTTGGGATTTGCCTGTGAATTTTGTAAGGGCCTTTTCGCATTTGGCAGCTTCTATGGAGGCTATTGATTTGCCTATTGAGCCGTATGCTGATCAACTTATTTGGACTGGTGCTATGTCTGACATTTTATCAGCGAAAGAAGCATATTTGTGGCTTTCTTCTCATAATGTCTCCGTGCAATTCTGTAACTTGGTCATTTTAGGTGAATAATGAGTATGGACAAATAGCTAGTTGCTAAAATTTCTGTAACTTGGTCGATTGTTCATAGCAACCCATTATCAAATTAGTTGCTTTTTTGCTGCCCATGTGCTCGTATAATATAACCTTCTTCAAATAACGAGAAAAAACTCTGTGAGgtatttcatcaaacaccttGTTCGTATATGAATGCAAATGCAACTTAAGTAAAGGTTAGGCCTTTCTTAATTGGTTTGTCCCCATGTGATGAaatgatgaaatgaaatgaacaCTATCAtaatacaaagaaaatgatgaaatgaACACTATCAGAATTTAGAAGAGTGCTTCTGAAatttggttttcattttcactgtTTTGGTAAGACAGAGTTTTGAAGAAAGTTCCAAACTTTATTCATTGTTGGCAATTGGGATTGCTAATATTATCATGTACTCATTGTTGAAACTCTAGTTCTTCCTAGATAGGCACACTGGGATGCTTTGTTCATCCCTGAAGAAATTACCAGGATCAACTAAGCTCTTAACATGAACAAGTCTCCTAAAGTTGTTCTTGAAATACTTCAGACCCCAGATGCTTGCTTCTGCATAGCTTGTATGAACATCCTTGTTCCTCCCCAAGTCAAGATCCTTATAATTCAAATAGGCAGCTCTTGGGAACTTTGAAACATATGGTGCCATGTAGTCATACAGCTTTCTCATCAAGCCAATATATTTCTCAGTTTCCCTGTAATCATTCCAAGTGACCATATACTGGATTTTGAATAGATTTCCACTTCTGTGTGGGAAAGGAATTTCTGAATTGGAAATCTCACTCATTTTTCCACCATAAGGTGTCAATATCAGGTAAGCCCCCACTTCAATTAGTGTTTGCCATAAACCTTTCAAGCCAGCTTCTGAAATAGGTTGAGTCACATAGTCTGATTTCGCTTTGAAGAAGCTCTTAGATTTTATAGTCCTACTTAGCAAAGCTTCTGATTCGTTTCTTGGGATGTAATCAAAGTAAAGAACAGACTCAATCCAACTCATTTCAGTGCAATCGCTGCGGTCAACACTTAACTCTGGAAAATTGTCCTGCATCAAAAGGAGAAGTTTCTCCACCGGCCCAAGAAACAATGAACCGAATTCAATTACAATAGTTTTGCCACCATTTGTGCCAGCTTTATTTCCAACACCTATGACTGTATGTAGGAAAAGGTCTTCATGAAGCTTATCCGCAATGTTTTGCCATTTAGAAAAAAGTTTGGTTGCCCCTTGTTCTGCGGTCTTTGAAAATCTGAAAACTGTAACAGATGGAGGAACAGGAACCAGTCTAAGTTT belongs to Prunus persica cultivar Lovell chromosome G4, Prunus_persica_NCBIv2, whole genome shotgun sequence and includes:
- the LOC18780807 gene encoding berberine bridge enzyme-like 8, with protein sequence MHFICTEEIKMVTLHMKLLPLLFILFHSVCSTTSSSAAESFLQCFASHIQQYNSSKIIITKHSSAYFSVVQSSIQNLRFLTSSTSKPEAIITPFHDSHVQAAVICSKKKGLLIRIRSGGHDYEGQSYVSRAPFVIIDLFNLRSIDVDIENESAWVESGATLGELYYRTAEKSKAYGFPAGSCPTIGVGGHISGGGFGTLFRKYGLAADNVLDAKIVDVNGRILDRKSMGEELFWAIRGGGGSSFGVILAWKLRLVPVPPSVTVFRFSKTAEQGATKLFSKWQNIADKLHEDLFLHTVIGVGNKAGTNGGKTIVIEFGSLFLGPVEKLLLLMQDNFPELSVDRSDCTEMSWIESVLYFDYIPRNESEALLSRTIKSKSFFKAKSDYVTQPISEAGLKGLWQTLIEVGAYLILTPYGGKMSEISNSEIPFPHRSGNLFKIQYMVTWNDYRETEKYIGLMRKLYDYMAPYVSKFPRAAYLNYKDLDLGRNKDVHTSYAEASIWGLKYFKNNFRRLVHVKSLVDPGNFFRDEQSIPVCLSRKN